One genomic window of Patescibacteria group bacterium includes the following:
- the tsaD gene encoding tRNA (adenosine(37)-N6)-threonylcarbamoyltransferase complex transferase subunit TsaD, whose protein sequence is MKILSIETSCDETAAAVVDYTRGGFTVLSNVVSSQINIHKKFGGVVPEVAARKQLELIIPVIEKALAQSFIQSHSQDRSQGSRSKYQVSGIKESAAMMRNTKYVIRHIDALAVTVGPGLQIALSVGVETARTLAAVWHKPIVAVNHLEGHLYSALLPTTSTLRHPEPVEGSPTNVGPHTRGIPRSARNDNARIEFPAIGLIVSGGHTELILIKDYLKYKLLGRTRDDAAGEAYDKVAKLLGLSYPGGPAIDRLARHGNPAAFDFPRGMMQSGDYDFSFSGLKTAVLYTVQKMKTEKLKNRKTIANLCASFQAAVVDVLVAKTIRAATQYHAKTILLGGGVAANSQLRKQLAETVSIQIPDANYLIPHTSFTTDNAAMIAVAAVFHAQKKDFTPWQNLRANPSLALA, encoded by the coding sequence ATGAAAATTTTAAGCATTGAAACATCCTGCGATGAAACCGCGGCTGCGGTAGTGGACTATACCCGCGGCGGTTTTACCGTGCTCTCCAACGTCGTCTCGTCGCAAATCAATATCCACAAAAAATTCGGCGGCGTTGTGCCGGAGGTTGCCGCGCGAAAACAATTGGAATTGATCATTCCTGTGATAGAGAAGGCGCTTGCCCAATCTTTCATTCAATCTCACAGTCAAGATCGCTCACAGGGGTCTCGTAGTAAGTATCAAGTATCAGGTATCAAGGAATCGGCTGCCATGATGCGTAATACGAAATACGTAATACGTCACATCGACGCTCTCGCCGTCACGGTCGGACCCGGATTGCAAATTGCGCTCTCGGTCGGCGTGGAAACCGCGCGCACGCTCGCGGCAGTATGGCACAAGCCGATCGTTGCGGTAAATCACCTGGAAGGACACCTTTACTCGGCGCTATTGCCAACCACTAGCACACTCCGTCATCCTGAGCCTGTCGAAGGATCTCCCACGAATGTGGGCCCACATACGCGGGGGATTCCTCGCTCCGCTCGGAATGACAACGCAAGGATAGAATTCCCCGCCATAGGCCTTATCGTATCCGGCGGCCACACCGAACTTATTCTCATAAAGGACTACCTTAAATACAAACTGCTCGGCCGCACGCGCGACGACGCCGCAGGAGAGGCGTATGACAAGGTAGCCAAACTTTTAGGGCTCTCCTACCCGGGCGGGCCTGCCATCGACCGTCTCGCGCGGCATGGGAATCCCGCCGCATTCGACTTTCCCCGCGGCATGATGCAGAGCGGCGATTACGACTTCTCTTTTTCCGGCCTCAAAACCGCCGTACTCTATACCGTACAAAAAATGAAAACCGAGAAACTAAAAAACCGAAAAACTATAGCCAATCTGTGCGCTTCTTTTCAAGCCGCGGTCGTTGATGTCCTTGTCGCGAAAACCATCCGCGCTGCCACGCAATATCATGCAAAAACGATTCTCCTTGGCGGCGGTGTTGCTGCAAACTCGCAACTGCGGAAACAGCTCGCTGAGACAGTTTCAATTCAAATACCTGATGCCAACTACCTGATACCTCATACCTCATTCACCACTGACAACGCCGCCATGATTGCAGTCGCCGCCGTATTCCATGCACAAAAAAAAGATTTCACCCCCTGGCAAAACCTGCGCGCGAATCCCTCTCTAGCACTCGCATAA
- a CDS encoding Maf family protein: protein MQHIILASASPRRRALLRQFGIPFSVIKSAYRENLKRYKNPVALVKALSLGKARAVAAQHRDALVIAADTVVVAGRTILGKPRSREEARQQLQMLNGKAHTVLTGFTVIGKQARLIVTRAVRTKVYFRKLNRKDIERYLKSNKWRGFAGAYAIQNYGGLFIKGIEGDYYNVVGLPLCPLVQELKKFGVTLL, encoded by the coding sequence ATGCAACATATTATTCTTGCTTCCGCATCACCACGGCGACGCGCCTTATTGAGGCAGTTTGGGATTCCTTTTTCTGTCATCAAAAGCGCGTACCGGGAGAATTTGAAGCGGTATAAGAATCCTGTGGCATTAGTGAAGGCTTTATCTCTTGGCAAAGCGCGGGCAGTGGCAGCGCAGCATCGCGATGCCTTGGTGATCGCTGCTGATACGGTTGTGGTGGCAGGTCGCACTATATTGGGCAAGCCGCGCTCACGTGAGGAGGCGCGCCAGCAACTGCAGATGCTTAACGGTAAGGCTCATACTGTGCTGACGGGGTTTACTGTTATTGGCAAACAGGCACGTTTGATCGTGACACGGGCAGTACGCACCAAAGTGTATTTTAGGAAATTGAATCGTAAGGATATTGAGCGGTATCTCAAGAGTAATAAATGGCGTGGCTTTGCCGGCGCATATGCCATCCAAAATTATGGAGGGTTGTTTATAAAGGGCATTGAAGGAGACTATTACAATGTGGTCGGCCTTCCTCTTTGTCCGTTGGTGCAGGAACTGAAAAAGTTTGGAGTTACACTATTATAG
- a CDS encoding Hsp20/alpha crystallin family protein, whose product MSTSLIDRILEKSASMDDLSQDSMLVAPSRPAPASAESVWMRPAEEGELAVDVYQTPSSIVIVSVIAGVKPEEVSVEIQNDIVTIRGVRQKEEQIPDEHYLYQECYWGSFSRSIVLPVEVHTEGAKATFRNGILKLEIPKNLKSRSTVVEVMDEGEESI is encoded by the coding sequence ATGTCCACATCGTTGATAGACCGTATCCTTGAGAAGAGCGCCTCGATGGATGATCTTTCGCAGGATTCGATGTTGGTTGCGCCGTCCCGGCCTGCGCCCGCGTCTGCGGAAAGCGTATGGATGCGCCCGGCCGAGGAAGGGGAGCTTGCGGTGGACGTCTATCAGACGCCTTCATCCATTGTCATCGTGTCTGTCATCGCCGGCGTAAAGCCGGAGGAGGTCTCCGTGGAGATCCAGAATGATATCGTGACCATACGGGGCGTGCGGCAGAAAGAGGAACAGATTCCGGACGAACACTACCTCTATCAAGAGTGCTACTGGGGCTCCTTCTCGCGCTCAATCGTATTGCCGGTGGAAGTGCACACGGAAGGAGCAAAAGCCACATTCCGCAACGGCATCCTGAAATTGGAAATCCCCAAAAATCTGAAGTCGCGGTCAACCGTGGTGGAGGTGATGGACGAGGGGGAAGAAAGTATATAA
- a CDS encoding DUF3006 domain-containing protein: MSEPEELERYSLQAVIDRFEGMMAVVRVEGGQELKWPVKKLPDHAKEGTVVRLTLSTAASEDVEREQLARAMLTELLKRNE; the protein is encoded by the coding sequence ATGTCTGAACCTGAAGAATTAGAACGGTATTCACTACAGGCGGTGATAGACCGGTTTGAGGGAATGATGGCGGTGGTGCGTGTGGAAGGAGGGCAGGAGCTGAAATGGCCGGTGAAGAAGCTTCCTGACCATGCGAAGGAGGGCACGGTTGTGCGCCTTACCCTTTCCACGGCTGCAAGCGAAGACGTGGAGCGCGAACAGTTGGCAAGGGCAATGCTCACCGAACTGCTCAAACGCAATGAATAA
- a CDS encoding VanW family protein, which produces MDEVKNKNGDKQHTRWSVILISMVCVAAVGVGGLVLLYPSYYRGRVYPGVSVGGIPLGGLALQEARGRIEERVEALNRRGVEIEGFGKRITILPTVSAIGDPDLTYDLIAYDTDAMVSSAMALGRPSRPGGWLTYSLAALGLRVSPFNIPARYTIDQERFMQVVRDVFGAYESLPHDAQLRVNPAGDANIIPESSGAVIDMARASANLAAILSQFENSPITLTLVPASPSITAIEVQLLVASIPAILSRAPFEVILPANDKESEKENSSSYIFLDTSLTRERVTEWLTAARDEQGEVRLAFIPERIAEFIKPYQQMIDSPAVDAKFDIKDGKVVEFQASRDGKEIDVDATRRAWEEGLLAHSQQSVDVVVRETKAKINTAEVNELGIRELLGAGRSNFSGSPKNRRHNIAVGAAAVNGTLIAPGETFSLLKTLGSVDAEHGYLPELVIKGDRTVPEYGGGLCQIGTTSFRAALSSGVPITERQNHSYRVRYYEPAGTDATIYNPKPDFAFFNDMAFHLLFQTRIEGDEAIFELWGTPDGRFATSTTPVISNIVAPPPTKLIETTELKPGEKKCTESPHNGANASFTYTVRYPNGEEKVQEFKSHYRAWQEVCLVGVAKAETTESAP; this is translated from the coding sequence ATGGATGAGGTGAAAAATAAAAATGGGGATAAGCAACATACGCGATGGTCTGTCATCCTGATTAGTATGGTATGCGTCGCAGCGGTCGGGGTGGGTGGTTTAGTGTTGCTCTACCCCTCTTATTATCGGGGAAGAGTGTATCCTGGCGTATCGGTCGGCGGCATCCCCTTAGGCGGTCTTGCCCTTCAAGAAGCGAGGGGGCGGATAGAGGAGCGCGTGGAGGCCCTGAATCGGCGGGGCGTGGAGATTGAAGGCTTTGGAAAGCGCATTACCATACTTCCCACCGTATCGGCGATTGGCGATCCTGATCTCACCTATGACCTCATCGCCTATGATACCGACGCCATGGTGTCATCGGCAATGGCGCTTGGCCGTCCGTCTCGCCCCGGCGGATGGCTTACCTACTCATTGGCCGCGCTTGGCCTGCGTGTATCTCCTTTTAATATACCTGCGCGATATACGATTGACCAAGAGCGATTCATGCAGGTGGTTAGAGATGTATTCGGCGCATACGAGTCTTTGCCCCATGACGCGCAGTTGCGTGTAAATCCCGCGGGTGACGCTAATATTATTCCTGAATCATCCGGCGCGGTCATTGATATGGCGCGGGCGAGCGCGAATCTGGCCGCCATTCTCAGCCAATTCGAAAATAGCCCCATCACCCTTACTTTGGTGCCCGCTTCCCCCTCTATTACTGCTATAGAGGTGCAGCTTCTCGTCGCATCCATTCCTGCCATTCTTTCGCGTGCGCCTTTCGAAGTAATACTCCCTGCGAATGATAAAGAATCGGAAAAAGAGAACTCTTCCTCCTATATCTTTCTTGATACCTCGCTCACCAGGGAACGTGTGACAGAATGGCTCACGGCCGCGCGCGATGAACAAGGAGAGGTACGGCTTGCTTTTATACCGGAACGCATCGCGGAATTTATAAAACCTTACCAGCAAATGATTGATTCGCCTGCGGTTGACGCAAAGTTTGATATCAAGGACGGGAAGGTGGTTGAGTTTCAAGCATCGCGTGACGGGAAGGAGATAGACGTGGACGCGACCCGCAGGGCGTGGGAAGAAGGACTGCTTGCACACTCGCAGCAGAGCGTGGACGTAGTAGTGAGGGAAACGAAAGCAAAAATCAATACTGCGGAAGTCAACGAGTTGGGGATACGTGAATTATTGGGAGCAGGGCGTTCGAATTTCAGCGGGAGCCCCAAGAACCGCCGGCATAACATTGCCGTCGGCGCGGCCGCGGTCAACGGCACGCTCATCGCTCCCGGAGAAACATTTTCACTCTTGAAAACCTTAGGCAGCGTTGATGCGGAACACGGATATCTTCCCGAACTGGTCATTAAAGGCGACAGGACCGTGCCCGAATACGGGGGAGGGCTTTGCCAGATCGGCACCACCTCGTTTCGCGCGGCGCTCTCATCAGGCGTGCCTATCACCGAGAGGCAGAACCACTCGTATCGGGTCCGTTACTATGAGCCGGCAGGCACGGATGCCACGATTTATAATCCCAAACCGGATTTTGCGTTCTTCAATGATATGGCATTCCATCTTTTGTTCCAGACGCGCATCGAAGGCGATGAAGCAATTTTTGAATTATGGGGCACCCCTGACGGGAGGTTTGCCACCAGCACGACGCCGGTCATTTCCAATATCGTTGCGCCGCCTCCCACGAAACTCATCGAGACGACGGAACTCAAACCCGGAGAGAAGAAGTGCACGGAGTCACCCCATAACGGCGCGAACGCTTCTTTTACGTATACGGTGCGCTACCCCAACGGCGAGGAGAAGGTGCAAGAATTTAAAAGCCATTATCGCGCATGGCAAGAGGTGTGCTTGGTGGGGGTCGCAAAGGCGGAAACCACCGAATCTGCACCATAA
- the ruvB gene encoding Holliday junction branch migration DNA helicase RuvB: protein MAKLTDNAQERVVSMKERPEDRSLDAQLRPQTLEEYVGQERIKENLKVFMSAAKKRKEPLEHVLLYGPPGLGKTSLAHIIAREMGVNIRVTSGPAIERAGDLAAILTNLSDGDILFIDEIHRLNKVIEEVLYPAMEDYALDIVLGKGPSARTLRLDLPKFTLVGATTRLSLLSSPLRDRFGSTFRLDFYTHDEIERVVRRSARILDVSIALDAAGALAQRARRTPRVANRLLKRLRDFAQVKGDGSITGVLALEALHMLEVDALGLDEIDRRILAVIIEKFKGGPAGLNAIAAAVAEEMETIEEVYEPYLMQIGFLQRTPRGRSVTDSAYQHLGVAIPKGA, encoded by the coding sequence ATGGCCAAATTAACCGATAATGCACAAGAACGCGTGGTGAGCATGAAGGAGCGGCCCGAGGACCGCTCGCTTGATGCGCAGCTGCGGCCGCAAACGCTTGAGGAGTATGTGGGCCAGGAGCGCATCAAGGAGAACCTGAAAGTGTTCATGAGCGCGGCGAAGAAAAGGAAGGAGCCGCTCGAACATGTGCTGCTCTACGGGCCGCCCGGACTCGGGAAGACTTCCTTAGCCCATATCATCGCGCGGGAGATGGGAGTAAATATCCGGGTGACATCCGGTCCTGCGATCGAGCGCGCGGGAGACCTCGCGGCCATACTCACGAATTTAAGCGACGGCGACATTCTTTTTATTGACGAAATCCATCGCCTCAATAAGGTGATTGAAGAGGTGCTTTACCCGGCCATGGAGGATTACGCGCTCGACATTGTCCTTGGCAAAGGACCTTCTGCGCGCACTCTAAGGCTTGATTTGCCAAAGTTCACCCTGGTGGGCGCGACCACGCGGCTTTCGCTCCTTTCCTCGCCCTTACGGGACCGTTTCGGCTCGACATTCCGTCTCGATTTTTATACCCACGATGAAATCGAGCGCGTGGTCAGGCGGTCAGCACGCATTCTTGACGTGAGCATTGCCCTTGACGCCGCAGGAGCGCTTGCGCAGCGGGCGCGCCGGACTCCCCGGGTGGCGAACAGGCTTTTGAAACGCTTAAGGGACTTTGCCCAGGTGAAAGGTGATGGCAGCATAACTGGTGTGCTTGCGCTTGAAGCGCTTCACATGCTTGAGGTCGATGCGTTGGGGCTGGATGAGATTGACCGGCGCATCCTCGCGGTGATTATCGAAAAATTCAAAGGAGGCCCTGCGGGATTGAACGCGATTGCGGCCGCTGTCGCGGAAGAAATGGAAACTATCGAGGAAGTCTATGAGCCGTATTTGATGCAGATAGGATTTTTGCAGCGCACGCCGCGCGGCAGGAGCGTGACCGACTCCGCCTATCAGCACCTCGGCGTCGCCATACCCAAGGGCGCTTAA
- a CDS encoding PH domain-containing protein — translation MLNIHHLPNQAPDEEVVLLLRRHIFIILREVAMFIVFAVLPLLAWYLLQRNLPTFFDDEIRVILATLLVYIYELYVWLFFYRAFIDYYLDVWIVTNRRIINIEQMGLFNRRISEQKLFRVQDVSSSQQGFFGTFLDYGDVSIQSAAEMQRFLFEQVPHPTQVALRITELVEHDKHEHPMNP, via the coding sequence ATGTTGAATATCCATCATCTCCCGAATCAGGCGCCCGATGAAGAGGTGGTACTGCTCTTGAGGAGGCACATATTCATTATTCTCCGCGAGGTGGCCATGTTCATAGTGTTTGCAGTATTGCCGCTGCTTGCGTGGTATCTTCTGCAGCGCAATCTGCCGACCTTTTTTGATGACGAAATCAGGGTGATTCTTGCTACACTATTGGTGTACATTTATGAGCTTTATGTATGGCTCTTTTTTTACCGCGCATTCATCGACTATTATCTGGACGTGTGGATTGTGACCAATAGGCGGATTATCAATATCGAACAAATGGGGCTTTTTAACCGCCGCATATCGGAACAAAAGCTTTTTCGGGTGCAGGATGTGTCTTCGTCACAGCAAGGATTTTTTGGCACCTTTCTTGACTATGGCGACGTATCCATACAGTCTGCGGCAGAAATGCAGCGGTTCCTTTTTGAGCAAGTGCCGCACCCGACCCAAGTGGCGTTGCGTATCACAGAACTGGTGGAGCATGATAAGCATGAACATCCCATGAATCCCTAA
- a CDS encoding nucleotidyl transferase AbiEii/AbiGii toxin family protein, with protein METTKLILQNLLDKTAALTNVFKRNILKEYLQVVVLDYLYSHPSYSKLVFYGGSCLAHCHGLPRRSEDLDFVDLGKSVVLPELARDIADYLKKNTDLEVKATVQKYRVYLKFSVLSELGLATPGESDLLFLKVEVFDRFDYCKNYKIEMIPLFKEGKSMIIRTFDLATLMATKVQAVLQRTWEKTDKDGRILMQVKGRDYFDLLWYLQKGIKPNITCMGDIKTREELKKALLMNVEKVNARSIVLDLEPLIADKDFVSNLSKNIKDILRAEIAKL; from the coding sequence ATGGAAACGACAAAATTAATTCTCCAAAATTTATTAGACAAAACAGCCGCGCTGACCAATGTCTTCAAGAGGAATATTTTGAAAGAGTATCTGCAGGTGGTGGTTTTGGATTACCTCTATTCTCATCCCTCTTATAGTAAATTAGTTTTTTACGGCGGTTCGTGCCTTGCGCATTGCCATGGATTACCGCGCCGTTCGGAAGACCTCGACTTTGTTGATTTGGGAAAATCGGTTGTGCTGCCGGAGCTTGCGCGCGATATCGCCGATTATTTGAAAAAAAACACAGATTTGGAGGTGAAAGCCACGGTGCAGAAGTATCGGGTGTACCTTAAATTTTCCGTTTTGAGTGAATTGGGGCTGGCAACCCCGGGCGAATCCGATCTTTTATTTCTGAAGGTCGAAGTCTTCGACCGTTTCGATTATTGTAAAAATTATAAAATAGAGATGATTCCTCTTTTTAAGGAAGGGAAATCAATGATTATACGGACATTTGACTTGGCTACTTTGATGGCTACGAAAGTACAGGCGGTACTACAGCGCACATGGGAGAAGACCGACAAAGACGGACGCATTTTGATGCAGGTGAAGGGTAGAGATTATTTCGATTTGTTATGGTATTTACAGAAAGGAATCAAGCCGAATATAACGTGTATGGGAGATATCAAGACACGGGAGGAATTAAAGAAAGCGTTATTGATGAATGTGGAAAAGGTTAATGCGAGAAGTATCGTACTTGATCTTGAGCCGTTGATCGCAGATAAGGATTTCGTGAGCAACCTTAGTAAGAATATCAAGGATATTCTCCGGGCAGAAATTGCGAAATTATAG
- a CDS encoding SpoIID/LytB domain-containing protein, with protein MTLAILWSAPLFVTNAAVQPTALVTNAGASVIRLLPEQEKKLAFQFLNTGTTTWRASGATPIRFRFKGYGASFYHASWISQEIPTRLSETAVKPGEVGTFMVTVQAPPAEGHYLIAPYLILGQKNVLHDRIELDMQVEILRPKPAPQPASSVNETTSASGGIIAGISTAPLLDREPTIRVGLFVADAPITIAAESVMSIASGGMLLETVGPGTLVTISGNSARFTYTLPNGVTRETHASLRFEALGGVLDIPSLEQRAEWNKKINDNRFRGILELYYADNTQRYWIVNELSMEQYLKGLAETSQGAPPEYHKALAIATRTYALYHWYAKNKHGGHFDVDAKYDQVYRGYGAEQRLTDFGKAIEATRGIVATIGEDVVVTPYFSQSDGRTRAWSEVWGGNKPHLVSVSVPWDQGRALYGHGVGMSSMGAASMAREGKTFEEILKYFYTGITLRKAYE; from the coding sequence GTGACCCTCGCAATACTGTGGTCCGCTCCTTTATTCGTGACAAATGCGGCGGTGCAGCCGACCGCGCTCGTGACCAATGCGGGCGCGAGCGTCATACGCCTGCTGCCTGAACAAGAGAAAAAACTTGCGTTCCAATTCTTAAATACCGGCACGACTACATGGCGCGCGAGCGGAGCTACCCCTATTCGTTTCCGGTTTAAAGGGTATGGCGCGTCGTTTTATCATGCTTCCTGGATTTCTCAAGAAATTCCGACGCGGTTGTCAGAGACCGCGGTAAAACCCGGCGAGGTGGGAACCTTTATGGTGACAGTGCAAGCGCCTCCTGCGGAAGGCCATTACCTGATCGCGCCCTACCTTATCCTGGGGCAGAAAAATGTACTCCATGACCGCATTGAACTCGATATGCAGGTGGAGATTCTGCGGCCGAAACCTGCTCCTCAGCCGGCATCCTCTGTGAATGAAACGACTTCCGCCTCCGGCGGCATTATCGCAGGAATATCCACCGCACCGCTTCTTGACCGCGAACCCACCATCCGCGTAGGACTTTTTGTGGCAGATGCGCCAATCACGATTGCGGCGGAAAGCGTGATGTCTATCGCCTCTGGAGGGATGCTCCTCGAAACCGTTGGTCCCGGCACTCTCGTAACTATATCCGGCAACAGCGCACGTTTCACTTATACCCTGCCGAACGGCGTCACGCGGGAAACCCATGCCTCCCTGCGCTTTGAGGCATTGGGCGGCGTCCTTGACATCCCGAGCCTTGAACAACGGGCAGAATGGAATAAAAAAATTAATGACAACCGTTTCCGCGGCATCCTCGAGCTTTACTATGCCGACAACACCCAGCGCTACTGGATAGTGAATGAATTGTCCATGGAGCAGTATCTCAAAGGTCTTGCAGAAACCTCGCAAGGCGCGCCGCCGGAATACCATAAAGCGCTCGCCATTGCGACACGCACGTATGCCCTTTACCATTGGTACGCAAAAAATAAGCATGGCGGGCATTTTGACGTAGACGCAAAATACGACCAGGTCTACCGCGGCTATGGAGCGGAACAGCGCCTCACTGATTTTGGGAAAGCGATAGAAGCCACCCGCGGCATTGTAGCGACCATAGGAGAAGACGTGGTAGTGACGCCTTACTTTTCGCAATCCGATGGCCGCACGCGCGCATGGTCAGAGGTCTGGGGCGGAAATAAACCGCATCTGGTATCCGTGTCTGTCCCTTGGGATCAAGGAAGAGCGCTCTATGGCCACGGCGTGGGGATGTCCAGTATGGGAGCCGCTTCAATGGCGCGGGAGGGAAAAACTTTTGAAGAAATACTCAAGTACTTCTACACCGGCATCACGCTCCGGAAGGCGTACGAGTGA
- a CDS encoding HU family DNA-binding protein, whose protein sequence is MNKAELIETITQKITLARKDVEAVLDAFEETTIATLKSGGEVTLTGFGTFMTKRREARMGVNPQHPEERIQIPAVTVPKFKAGKNLKEALK, encoded by the coding sequence ATGAATAAAGCAGAACTCATAGAAACCATTACGCAAAAAATAACACTTGCCCGCAAAGATGTGGAAGCGGTCCTCGATGCGTTTGAAGAAACTACCATTGCCACGCTCAAAAGCGGCGGCGAGGTGACCCTCACTGGTTTCGGCACTTTCATGACCAAACGCCGCGAAGCCCGCATGGGCGTCAATCCCCAACATCCCGAAGAAAGGATCCAGATCCCTGCGGTCACGGTCCCGAAATTCAAAGCAGGGAAAAATTTGAAAGAAGCGCTGAAATAA
- a CDS encoding TIGR00282 family metallophosphoesterase: MRILFFGDIVGKLGRRALATVIPEARESLQPDAIIVNGENLAHGMGITRKTLTEILTLGIDAVTSGNHISDKDEFTAILTERESRVIRPANYPPGVPGSGMCTIPVGSRTLTVINLMGRVFMSENLDCPFRTLDTLLQSAEVKQSNAIIVDFHAEATSEKTALGWYADGRVSALLGTHTHIPTADARILTDGTAYVTDVGMVGGRDGVIGVERQGPLKGFLTQLSTKFEVLESGVAQINAVLIDIDPASRRATAITRFDREISIV; this comes from the coding sequence ATGCGCATTTTATTTTTTGGTGACATTGTAGGAAAGCTCGGGAGACGTGCGCTCGCCACAGTGATTCCTGAAGCGCGTGAAAGCTTGCAGCCTGATGCGATTATCGTGAATGGGGAAAATCTCGCGCACGGCATGGGCATCACGCGCAAAACCCTGACCGAAATCCTTACCCTTGGCATTGACGCAGTGACGAGCGGCAATCATATCAGCGACAAAGACGAGTTCACCGCCATTCTCACCGAACGCGAGAGCCGCGTAATCCGCCCTGCAAATTACCCTCCCGGAGTGCCTGGATCGGGAATGTGCACCATCCCCGTGGGATCACGAACACTCACGGTTATTAACCTTATGGGCCGCGTGTTTATGTCAGAAAACTTGGATTGCCCCTTCCGCACCCTTGATACACTCCTCCAAAGCGCCGAGGTGAAACAATCAAATGCCATTATTGTTGATTTCCATGCGGAAGCGACGTCAGAAAAAACTGCGCTAGGATGGTACGCGGACGGGCGCGTATCGGCGCTCCTCGGCACGCACACCCATATCCCCACCGCAGATGCACGAATACTCACCGATGGCACCGCCTACGTGACTGATGTGGGCATGGTAGGGGGCAGAGACGGGGTCATAGGGGTTGAGCGGCAAGGCCCTTTAAAAGGATTCCTGACCCAGCTCTCCACAAAATTCGAAGTGCTTGAATCCGGCGTCGCGCAGATCAATGCCGTGCTTATAGATATCGATCCCGCGAGCCGCCGCGCCACTGCCATTACCCGGTTTGATCGAGAGATCTCGATAGTGTAA